From Rutidosis leptorrhynchoides isolate AG116_Rl617_1_P2 chromosome 3, CSIRO_AGI_Rlap_v1, whole genome shotgun sequence, a single genomic window includes:
- the LOC139897494 gene encoding uncharacterized protein isoform X3 produces MAPPAAVEGGGGGEQPQQQQGIGQMVTGIIRIAVIYYFASKFFSPSSKPSSSSPAASHHASQISNLFQKSELLDVDEPETELKDKGPVEYLSYWKPNITINLVDDFTKYSQRSIPPNVAPFTDMNIESTTGNYYPTVYLNEFWLPRDKLIALNDTVTEVPLHLEVAPISLTKWQLFMQIDQSFQIHRSYGSMLEGEADELKRVFVEGNPYLLGVTMFVSLLRSVFDFLAFKNDIQFWNKNKSMEGLSAKSVVVSFVCQLVIFLYLLDNDTSWMILASSGVGVCIEFWKIGKAMHIEVDRSGSIPKLKFSDRDSYSGNKTKEYDDLAMKYLSYVLFVLVGCSSVYSLMYETHKSWYSWILSSLTSCVYMFGFIMMCPQLFINYKLKSVAHLPWRQMTYKFLNTIIDDLFAFVIKMPLLHRLSVFRDDVIFLIYLYQRWAYPVDKKRVNEFGFGGEDEDESAVALASGSGTIAEEKKTN; encoded by the exons ATGGCTCCACCGGCAGCGGTGGAAGGAGGTGGTGGTGgtgaacaaccgcaacaacaacaaggtATTGGCCAAATGGTCACCGGAATCATAAGAATTGCCGTTATCTATTACTTCGCTTCCAAGTTTTTTTCACCTTCTTCTAAACCCTCATCCTCTTCCCCTGCTGCCTCTCATCATGCTTCTCAGATCTCTAATTTGTTTCAAAAATCTGAACTTCTG GATGTTGATGAACCTGAAACTGAATTGAAGGATAAGGGTCCTGTGGAGTACTTGTCATATTGGAAGCCAAATATTACTATTAACTTGGTTGATGATTTTACAAA GTACTCACAACGTTCTATTCCTCCCAATGTTGCTCCTT TTACAGACATGAATATTGAATCTACCACAGGGAACTATTATCCAACTGTGTATTTGAATGAGTTTTGGTTACCTAGGGACAAGCTTATAGCTCTTAATGATACAGTGACTGAAGTGCCCCTTCATCTAGAGGTGGCCCCGATAAGCTTGACCAAATGGCAACTATTCATGCAGATTGATCAGTCGTTCCAGATCCATCGCAGTTACGGAAGTATGCTTGAAGGAGAAGCTGATGAACTTAAG AGAGTGTTCGTGGAAGGAAATCCCTATCTATTGGGAGTTACCATGTTTGTTTCACTGCTTCGTTCAGTATTCGACTTTTTGGCATTCAAGAacg ATATACAGTTCTGGAACAAAAATAAATCTATGGAAGGCCTTTCTGCAAAATCGGTTGTTGTGAGCTTCGTTTGTCAGCTCGTTATTTTCCTTTACTTGCTCGATAACGATACCTCATGGATGATTCTTGCAAGTTCTGGGGTCGGAGTGTGCATCGAGTTCTGGAAAATCGGAAAGGCAATGCACATCGAG GTTGACAGAAGTGGAAGCATACCTAAGTTGAAGTTTAGTGATCGAGATTCGTATTCTGGAAACAAAACAAAGGAATACGATGATCTTGCAATGAAGTATTTGTCGTATGTACTTTTTGTACTTGTTGgctgctcgtctgtttattcactTATGTATGAAACCCACAAAAGCTGGTACTCCTGGATTCTATCATCGCTTACAAGCTGTGTATACATGTTTG GTTTCATTATGATGTGCCCACAACTGTTCATCAATTACAAGTTAAAATCCGTTGCTCATTTACCATGGAGGCAGATGACTTATAAGTTTCTCAATACGATTATTGATGATCTCTTTGCCTTTGTGATCAAAATGCCATTGCTACATCGACTTTCTGTTTTCCGTGACG ATGTCATATTTTTGATATATTTGTATCAAAGATGGGCATATCCAGTGGACAAAAAGAgagtgaatgaatttggttttggtgGAGAGGATGAAGATGAATCAGCTGTAGCATTAGCCTCAGGCTCAGGCACTATTGCAGAGGAGAAAAAAACCAATTGA
- the LOC139897494 gene encoding uncharacterized protein isoform X2 has protein sequence MAPPAAVEGGGGGEQPQQQQGIGQMVTGIIRIAVIYYFASKFFSPSSKPSSSSPAASHHASQISNLFQKSELLDMWFYVSEHDKFNDFGNEEALIWHESKIPYAVWSPESTRTLSLKYYLSEALKHNGSFFAHVFFTRSGFPVDPTDPEYDPLSAFGVKHPIVTYLPKSKSSKKKSLLGNSKETSEEELLPEDVDEPETELKDKGPVEYLSYWKPNITINLVDDFTKYSQRSIPPNVAPYMNIESTTGNYYPTVYLNEFWLPRDKLIALNDTVTEVPLHLEVAPISLTKWQLFMQIDQSFQIHRSYGSMLEGEADELKRVFVEGNPYLLGVTMFVSLLRSVFDFLAFKNDIQFWNKNKSMEGLSAKSVVVSFVCQLVIFLYLLDNDTSWMILASSGVGVCIEFWKIGKAMHIEVDRSGSIPKLKFSDRDSYSGNKTKEYDDLAMKYLSYVLFVLVGCSSVYSLMYETHKSWYSWILSSLTSCVYMFGFIMMCPQLFINYKLKSVAHLPWRQMTYKFLNTIIDDLFAFVIKMPLLHRLSVFRDDVIFLIYLYQRWAYPVDKKRVNEFGFGGEDEDESAVALASGSGTIAEEKKTN, from the exons ATGGCTCCACCGGCAGCGGTGGAAGGAGGTGGTGGTGgtgaacaaccgcaacaacaacaaggtATTGGCCAAATGGTCACCGGAATCATAAGAATTGCCGTTATCTATTACTTCGCTTCCAAGTTTTTTTCACCTTCTTCTAAACCCTCATCCTCTTCCCCTGCTGCCTCTCATCATGCTTCTCAGATCTCTAATTTGTTTCAAAAATCTGAACTTCTG GATATGTGGTTTTATGTATCTGAACACGACAAATTTAACGACTTTGGGAATGAAGAGGCACTTATATGGCACGAGTCAAAAATACCTTATGCAGTGTGGAGCCCAGAGAGCACGAGGACTCTTTCCTTGAAGTATTATCTATCTGAG GCTTTGAAGCACAATGGGAGTTTTTTTGCTCATGTTTTCTTTACACGTTCAGGGTTTCCAGTTGACCCAACTGACCCCGAGTACGATCCATTGTCTGCGTTTGGAGTAAAACATC CCATCGTGACATACTTGCCAAAGTCAAAATCAAGTAAGAAGAAGAGTCTATTGGGTAACTCTAAAGAAACCAGTGAGGAAGAGTTGTTGCCCGAG GATGTTGATGAACCTGAAACTGAATTGAAGGATAAGGGTCCTGTGGAGTACTTGTCATATTGGAAGCCAAATATTACTATTAACTTGGTTGATGATTTTACAAA GTACTCACAACGTTCTATTCCTCCCAATGTTGCTCCTT ACATGAATATTGAATCTACCACAGGGAACTATTATCCAACTGTGTATTTGAATGAGTTTTGGTTACCTAGGGACAAGCTTATAGCTCTTAATGATACAGTGACTGAAGTGCCCCTTCATCTAGAGGTGGCCCCGATAAGCTTGACCAAATGGCAACTATTCATGCAGATTGATCAGTCGTTCCAGATCCATCGCAGTTACGGAAGTATGCTTGAAGGAGAAGCTGATGAACTTAAG AGAGTGTTCGTGGAAGGAAATCCCTATCTATTGGGAGTTACCATGTTTGTTTCACTGCTTCGTTCAGTATTCGACTTTTTGGCATTCAAGAacg ATATACAGTTCTGGAACAAAAATAAATCTATGGAAGGCCTTTCTGCAAAATCGGTTGTTGTGAGCTTCGTTTGTCAGCTCGTTATTTTCCTTTACTTGCTCGATAACGATACCTCATGGATGATTCTTGCAAGTTCTGGGGTCGGAGTGTGCATCGAGTTCTGGAAAATCGGAAAGGCAATGCACATCGAG GTTGACAGAAGTGGAAGCATACCTAAGTTGAAGTTTAGTGATCGAGATTCGTATTCTGGAAACAAAACAAAGGAATACGATGATCTTGCAATGAAGTATTTGTCGTATGTACTTTTTGTACTTGTTGgctgctcgtctgtttattcactTATGTATGAAACCCACAAAAGCTGGTACTCCTGGATTCTATCATCGCTTACAAGCTGTGTATACATGTTTG GTTTCATTATGATGTGCCCACAACTGTTCATCAATTACAAGTTAAAATCCGTTGCTCATTTACCATGGAGGCAGATGACTTATAAGTTTCTCAATACGATTATTGATGATCTCTTTGCCTTTGTGATCAAAATGCCATTGCTACATCGACTTTCTGTTTTCCGTGACG ATGTCATATTTTTGATATATTTGTATCAAAGATGGGCATATCCAGTGGACAAAAAGAgagtgaatgaatttggttttggtgGAGAGGATGAAGATGAATCAGCTGTAGCATTAGCCTCAGGCTCAGGCACTATTGCAGAGGAGAAAAAAACCAATTGA
- the LOC139897494 gene encoding uncharacterized protein isoform X1 — protein MAPPAAVEGGGGGEQPQQQQGIGQMVTGIIRIAVIYYFASKFFSPSSKPSSSSPAASHHASQISNLFQKSELLDMWFYVSEHDKFNDFGNEEALIWHESKIPYAVWSPESTRTLSLKYYLSEALKHNGSFFAHVFFTRSGFPVDPTDPEYDPLSAFGVKHPIVTYLPKSKSSKKKSLLGNSKETSEEELLPEDVDEPETELKDKGPVEYLSYWKPNITINLVDDFTKYSQRSIPPNVAPFTDMNIESTTGNYYPTVYLNEFWLPRDKLIALNDTVTEVPLHLEVAPISLTKWQLFMQIDQSFQIHRSYGSMLEGEADELKRVFVEGNPYLLGVTMFVSLLRSVFDFLAFKNDIQFWNKNKSMEGLSAKSVVVSFVCQLVIFLYLLDNDTSWMILASSGVGVCIEFWKIGKAMHIEVDRSGSIPKLKFSDRDSYSGNKTKEYDDLAMKYLSYVLFVLVGCSSVYSLMYETHKSWYSWILSSLTSCVYMFGFIMMCPQLFINYKLKSVAHLPWRQMTYKFLNTIIDDLFAFVIKMPLLHRLSVFRDDVIFLIYLYQRWAYPVDKKRVNEFGFGGEDEDESAVALASGSGTIAEEKKTN, from the exons ATGGCTCCACCGGCAGCGGTGGAAGGAGGTGGTGGTGgtgaacaaccgcaacaacaacaaggtATTGGCCAAATGGTCACCGGAATCATAAGAATTGCCGTTATCTATTACTTCGCTTCCAAGTTTTTTTCACCTTCTTCTAAACCCTCATCCTCTTCCCCTGCTGCCTCTCATCATGCTTCTCAGATCTCTAATTTGTTTCAAAAATCTGAACTTCTG GATATGTGGTTTTATGTATCTGAACACGACAAATTTAACGACTTTGGGAATGAAGAGGCACTTATATGGCACGAGTCAAAAATACCTTATGCAGTGTGGAGCCCAGAGAGCACGAGGACTCTTTCCTTGAAGTATTATCTATCTGAG GCTTTGAAGCACAATGGGAGTTTTTTTGCTCATGTTTTCTTTACACGTTCAGGGTTTCCAGTTGACCCAACTGACCCCGAGTACGATCCATTGTCTGCGTTTGGAGTAAAACATC CCATCGTGACATACTTGCCAAAGTCAAAATCAAGTAAGAAGAAGAGTCTATTGGGTAACTCTAAAGAAACCAGTGAGGAAGAGTTGTTGCCCGAG GATGTTGATGAACCTGAAACTGAATTGAAGGATAAGGGTCCTGTGGAGTACTTGTCATATTGGAAGCCAAATATTACTATTAACTTGGTTGATGATTTTACAAA GTACTCACAACGTTCTATTCCTCCCAATGTTGCTCCTT TTACAGACATGAATATTGAATCTACCACAGGGAACTATTATCCAACTGTGTATTTGAATGAGTTTTGGTTACCTAGGGACAAGCTTATAGCTCTTAATGATACAGTGACTGAAGTGCCCCTTCATCTAGAGGTGGCCCCGATAAGCTTGACCAAATGGCAACTATTCATGCAGATTGATCAGTCGTTCCAGATCCATCGCAGTTACGGAAGTATGCTTGAAGGAGAAGCTGATGAACTTAAG AGAGTGTTCGTGGAAGGAAATCCCTATCTATTGGGAGTTACCATGTTTGTTTCACTGCTTCGTTCAGTATTCGACTTTTTGGCATTCAAGAacg ATATACAGTTCTGGAACAAAAATAAATCTATGGAAGGCCTTTCTGCAAAATCGGTTGTTGTGAGCTTCGTTTGTCAGCTCGTTATTTTCCTTTACTTGCTCGATAACGATACCTCATGGATGATTCTTGCAAGTTCTGGGGTCGGAGTGTGCATCGAGTTCTGGAAAATCGGAAAGGCAATGCACATCGAG GTTGACAGAAGTGGAAGCATACCTAAGTTGAAGTTTAGTGATCGAGATTCGTATTCTGGAAACAAAACAAAGGAATACGATGATCTTGCAATGAAGTATTTGTCGTATGTACTTTTTGTACTTGTTGgctgctcgtctgtttattcactTATGTATGAAACCCACAAAAGCTGGTACTCCTGGATTCTATCATCGCTTACAAGCTGTGTATACATGTTTG GTTTCATTATGATGTGCCCACAACTGTTCATCAATTACAAGTTAAAATCCGTTGCTCATTTACCATGGAGGCAGATGACTTATAAGTTTCTCAATACGATTATTGATGATCTCTTTGCCTTTGTGATCAAAATGCCATTGCTACATCGACTTTCTGTTTTCCGTGACG ATGTCATATTTTTGATATATTTGTATCAAAGATGGGCATATCCAGTGGACAAAAAGAgagtgaatgaatttggttttggtgGAGAGGATGAAGATGAATCAGCTGTAGCATTAGCCTCAGGCTCAGGCACTATTGCAGAGGAGAAAAAAACCAATTGA